TACGGCCACCGCTTTCTGGCCAGCCTGCCGCCGATGCCGCTGACCCGCGACCCCGGCGAAGCCCTGCGTTTCATGGCCCGCGTTGCCGGCGAGCATCGCCGGGAAGCGGCATGAGCGGTTTTCGCTGCCTGGCGCTGGAGACCGGCGTGCGCCCGCCGTCGATTGCCGCCTGCTACGGTGACCGGCATTTCGAGACACATTTGCCCGGCGGCGCAAGGCTCGCGGCCGTCCTGTATGAAACGATGGATGAGGTGCTGGGCCAGGTCGGTCTCTCGCTTGAGGGCCTCGATTGCATCGCCTTCGGGCGCGGCCCGGGCGCATTCACGGGGCTGCGCGTGGCGGCGGCCGCGGCCCAGGGTCTGGCGACCGGACTGGGAATCCGCTTGTGCGCGGTTTCCAGCCTCGCCGCCCTGGCTCAGGAGGCCTGGGACGGAGGCCGTCCCAGGCCTCCTGGAGGGCGGGACGGCCGAGAGGGCGGTGCCCTCTCTCCCGGGGAGGATCGCGCACCGGCAGGCACATGGATTGCGCCCGCGCTGCCGGCGGGTCGGGACCAGGTCTACCTTGGCTGGTACCGGCTCGGCGAATCAGGCCTGGTAACGGCCGACGCCGACGACTGGCTCGCCGATGCGGCCCGGTTCCGCGTCCCGGGGACCGCGCGTTTCATCGCCGCCGGCAAGGTCTGGTCCGAGGACGAGGCCCTGCAGGCTGCGAACGCAGGCCGGATAGCCGGGGTCGCGGACGGCGCCGCTCCCTGCGCCCGCGCCGTGCTTCGCCTCGCCAAGCGGGAATACGCCGACGGCCGCCTGCTGCGCCCGGAGGACGCCCGGCCCGTGTATCTGCGGGGCGCGCTCGGGGACGCGGAAGGTTGAGGGGCTTTCGGCCCGCCGCTGCGGCGGGCCTGCCTGCCCCCAAGCGCCAACCCCCTTGATCAACTTGCCGCCAGGGCCTGGTCCAGGTCTTCGAGAATGTCGTCAATGTGCTCGATTCCGACGCACAGCCGGATCATGTCGGGCGTCACGCCGGCTCCCGCCTGCTCTTCGTCGCTGAGTTGCCGGTGCGTGGTCGAGGCGGGATGCGCGGCCAGCGACTTGGCGTCGCCGATATTGACCAGCCGCCGGAACAGCTTGAGCGAGTCGTAGAACTTCACGCCGGCCTCGAAGCCGCCCTTCACGCCGAAACTCAGCAGGGCCGATGGGCGCCCGTTCGTGTACTTCTGCGCAAGGTCATAGTACGGTGACTCCGGGAGGCCCGCGTAGTGGACCCACTCCACCCGCGGGTGTTCCTTGAGGTAGTTGGCCACGGCGAAGGCATTGTCGATGTGCCGCTCCAGGCGCAGTGACAGCGTTTCGACGCCTTGAAGGATCAGAAAGGCATTCAGCGGACTCAGGGCCGATCCCGTATTCCGCAGTGGCACGGTACGGGCGCGGCCGATATAGGCTTCCGGCCCCAGGGCTTCGCTGTAGACGACGCCGTGATAGGAGGGTTCGGGCCGGGTCAGTCCGGGGTAGCGGTCGGCATGGTCCGTCCATGAAAAGTTGCCGCTGTCAATGATTGCGCCGCCCATGGAGTTGCCGTGGCCGCCGATGTACTTGGTGAGCGAGTGGACCACGATATCGGCGCCGAACTCGAACGGCTTGAGCAGGGGCGGCGGCGTGACCGTGCTGTCGACGATCAGCGGGACGCCATGGCCGTGAGCTATTTCCGCGATCGCTTCGATGTCCGCGATGTTGCTGGCGGGATTGCCGATCGTTTCCGCGAACACCGCGACAGTCTTCTCGTCGATAAGCCGTTCCAGCGCGGCGGGACTGTCGTCCTCGGCCAGCCGGACGTCGATGCCCTGCTTCGGAAGCATGTGCGTGAACAGCGTGTAGGTGCCGCCGTAAAGCAACGGCACCGAAACGATGTTGTCGCCCGCTTCGGCGATGTTCAGGATCGAGTAGTTGATGGCCGCGCTTCCGGAACTCACGGCCAGCGCCGCGACGCCGCCCTCCATGGCCGCCAGGCGCTTTTCCAGCACGTCGTTGGTCGGGTTCATGATGCGGGTGTAGATGTTCCCCGGCACGGCCAGGTTGAACAGGTCCGCGCCATGCTGGGCGTTGTCGAATTCGTAGGCCACGGTCTGGTAGATGGGCACGGCGATGGCCTTGGTGGTGGGGTCGGGCTCGTAGCCGCCGTGAATCGCAATAGTTTCCTGTCGCATTGAAGCGCTCCTTGTGGTTGCAGTTGTAGTTGGGGGGTGGGGTTTGGAGAAAGATCAGGACGCGCAGTCCCGCATGCCGAAAGCGACCTTGCGGTCGACTCCCTGCATGAAGGGCATACAGCGTTCCGAATGAGCCAAGCGGCACACCAGCCCTATCCAGTTGCTGAACAGGGCCTTGCCGGTGTCACCCCATGTGTTGTCGAGGTGCGGCTCCATTCCTCCCTCGGGAAACGCGGGCGCCGAATCGCCTCGCGCCCTGGCGCGGGTTGCCTGGTCCAGGAAAGACTCCACGAGTTCCGCGGCATGGGAGGAAAAGTAGTTGTCCGGGTAGGGCGGACGCTCGCCGGTCTCACCAGCGAGATAGCGAAGAATTTCGCGCTTGTATTCTTTCAACAGGCTGTTGTGGTCGTACTCCGGGTGGCCCTGAAAGAACACGAGCCGGGAGTGATCGGGGCTTACGGCCAGATGCACGCCGGCCTCATCGCTCTCCGCAAGAACGTGCAGGCCCTTGGATTCGAACTGTTCGCGCGTAATCTCGTTGAAGCGGGAATGCGGTACGTCAAAGCGCGTATTGATCCCCTGCAGCAAAGGGTGGCGGCGGTCGGTGGCGCGGTGGCTGTAAACGCCCCACTTCTTGCGGTTCAGCGGGCGACGATCGATGCCGTAGAACTGCTTTACCAGCGCGTGGGTCGCCAGGCAGGAGCAGAGGATGCTCTGCACGTTCTCCTGCGCCCAGTCGATGATCTCCCGGAGCGGGTTCCAGAACGGCTCCCTGTCCAGGGCGGGTTCGCTTACGTTGGCGCCGGATATGATCAATGCGTCCAGCGGCTCCTCGCGTAAACGCTCGAAGGCTGTGTAGTGTTCGGCGATATGCGCTTGCGCGGCGCCGCTGCGCGGCAGGCATCCGACGGAAAAGAAGTGCGCGTGAAACTGCACGGCCTGACTGCAGTTGGCGATCAGGCGCAGGAATTGCCGCTCGGTACTCTCCAGCGCGGCGTCCGGCATCATGTTCAGCACCCCGACATGCAGTTCGCGCGGGGCCAGGGAGAGGCTGCTCCCGGCGGACAGCACGTCGTAGCCCTGCTCGCGCAGCCTGTCGAAAGAGGGCAGATTGTTGTGCGCCACGAGGGGCATGTCGGCCACGAGGTAACGATGCGGGGCCGGTGAGTATAGGCCCGAATGATTTCAGGTCAAGGATGGAGGGCCTGTCGAAACGATGCGATGCCGTTCTATTTCTTCCAGCGGGGGGCGACCAGCCGGCGCTTTCCGTCCCTCGACATGGCGATTTCCTTTTCCTGCAGGTTTTCGCGGTCCCACAGTTCGCAGGTGACCTGGCGGTGGCGCTGGTCGAGCGCCTCGCAGTAGTTGGTGTAGAGGCACAGCCGCACTTCATCGCCGCGGCCTGAGCGGACCTTATCGAACCAGTCGGGATCCGCCAGCGCCTGGCGGGCCAGGCCGGCGATATCGCCTTCGCCGTCGGCCAGCACCTTCTCGGCCTGCTCGAAATTGTGCAGGCCGCCGACCGCGACCGTGGGCGTGTCCAGACCCGCCGCCCGTATCGCGGCGCGCACCTGTCCCGCCGGCTGAAGATTGCGGCCGAACGGCCCCTTCGCGTCGGAGTAGTACGAAGGCATGCATTCGTAGCCGCTGGGTCCGGTGTAGGGGTAGGCGGCCCAGCCGACCTTCGGTTGTTTGGCGTCCTCGAACTTGCCCCCGCGCGACAGCGAGATGAAGTCCATTCCCTGCGCCGCCAGGCGGCCGGCGAAAAATGCGGCCTCATCGGTTTCCATGCCGCCGTTCAGGCAGTCCTCGGTAAGCATCCGACAGCCAACGACGTAGTCGTCGCCCACACGGCGTCGCACGGCCTGGAGCACTTCAACGGGCAGG
The sequence above is drawn from the Gammaproteobacteria bacterium genome and encodes:
- the tsaB gene encoding tRNA (adenosine(37)-N6)-threonylcarbamoyltransferase complex dimerization subunit type 1 TsaB, with product MSGFRCLALETGVRPPSIAACYGDRHFETHLPGGARLAAVLYETMDEVLGQVGLSLEGLDCIAFGRGPGAFTGLRVAAAAAQGLATGLGIRLCAVSSLAALAQEAWDGGRPRPPGGRDGREGGALSPGEDRAPAGTWIAPALPAGRDQVYLGWYRLGESGLVTADADDWLADAARFRVPGTARFIAAGKVWSEDEALQAANAGRIAGVADGAAPCARAVLRLAKREYADGRLLRPEDARPVYLRGALGDAEG
- a CDS encoding O-acetylhomoserine aminocarboxypropyltransferase/cysteine synthase, with amino-acid sequence MRQETIAIHGGYEPDPTTKAIAVPIYQTVAYEFDNAQHGADLFNLAVPGNIYTRIMNPTNDVLEKRLAAMEGGVAALAVSSGSAAINYSILNIAEAGDNIVSVPLLYGGTYTLFTHMLPKQGIDVRLAEDDSPAALERLIDEKTVAVFAETIGNPASNIADIEAIAEIAHGHGVPLIVDSTVTPPPLLKPFEFGADIVVHSLTKYIGGHGNSMGGAIIDSGNFSWTDHADRYPGLTRPEPSYHGVVYSEALGPEAYIGRARTVPLRNTGSALSPLNAFLILQGVETLSLRLERHIDNAFAVANYLKEHPRVEWVHYAGLPESPYYDLAQKYTNGRPSALLSFGVKGGFEAGVKFYDSLKLFRRLVNIGDAKSLAAHPASTTHRQLSDEEQAGAGVTPDMIRLCVGIEHIDDILEDLDQALAAS
- a CDS encoding homoserine O-succinyltransferase; the protein is MPLVAHNNLPSFDRLREQGYDVLSAGSSLSLAPRELHVGVLNMMPDAALESTERQFLRLIANCSQAVQFHAHFFSVGCLPRSGAAQAHIAEHYTAFERLREEPLDALIISGANVSEPALDREPFWNPLREIIDWAQENVQSILCSCLATHALVKQFYGIDRRPLNRKKWGVYSHRATDRRHPLLQGINTRFDVPHSRFNEITREQFESKGLHVLAESDEAGVHLAVSPDHSRLVFFQGHPEYDHNSLLKEYKREILRYLAGETGERPPYPDNYFSSHAAELVESFLDQATRARARGDSAPAFPEGGMEPHLDNTWGDTGKALFSNWIGLVCRLAHSERCMPFMQGVDRKVAFGMRDCAS